One genomic region from Thunnus maccoyii chromosome 16, fThuMac1.1, whole genome shotgun sequence encodes:
- the ankrd9 gene encoding ankyrin repeat domain-containing protein 9: MPWLLSSQLERLSSSPSERQCERTAFSFYCAVRELQPVWLLEDARRMEVFCWDDGRPRAFSASEALLYAVVHDHQDYARYLLTRYSVSALSAPRCSFCCCRSGGAPHLNVAVRYNRVSILAMMVEALKDYDTESVRRDYLDSCGGCAHVADAGKTALQLAVELSRPDCLLLLLVHGAPPHGLDMALQRLDLSAAGERRDAQRCLDFLLLFLPEAPALRHLQDETQRWQSLLGNEVFSWLCGLAPPPLLLQALRTLARSVPGQISHLPALLQPLNWP, from the coding sequence ATGCCGTggctgctgtcctctcagctaGAGCGGTTGTCTTCGTCTCCGTCGGAGCGGCAGTGTGAGCGGACGGCGTTCTCCTTCTACTGCGCGGTGCGCGAGCTGCAGCCGGTTTGGCTGCTGGAGGATGCGCGCAGGATGGAGGTGTTCTGCTGGGACGACGGCCGGCCGCGCGCCTTCTCCGCCTCGGAGGCACTGCTGTACGCTGTCGTGCATGACCATCAGGACTACGCACGCTACCTGCTCACCAGGTACTCAGTGAGCGCACTCAGTGCACCCCGCTGCAGCTTCTGTTGCTGCCGGAGTGGCGGAGCACCGCATCTTAACGTGGCGGTGCGCTACAACCGTGTCTCCATCCTCGCCATGATGGTGGAAGCACTGAAGGACTATGACACGGAGAGCGTGCGGCGGGACTACCTGGACAGCTGCGGTGGCTGCGCACATGTGGCGGATGCAGGAAAGACAGCATTGCAGCTGGCAGTGGAACTGTCGCGGCCggactgcctgctgctgctgctggttcacGGCGCGCCGCCACACGGCCTTGATATGGCGCTGCAGCGACTCGACTTGTCCGCCGCGGGGGAACGGCGTGACGCTCAGCGATGCCTGGACttcctgctgctcttcctgCCTGAAGCACCTGCGCTGCGCCACCTGCAGGACGAGACGCAGCGCTGGCAAAGCCTGCTGGGAAATGAAGTTTTCAGCTGGCTGTGCGGCCTGGCTCCGCCCCCCCTGCTGCTGCAGGCTCTTAGGACTTTGGCCCGGTCTGTCCCAGGTCAGATTTCACACCTGCCCGCCCTCCTGCAGCCGCTCAACTGGCCCTGA